TGGAGGGCAGAAAGATCGCAAATATAGCGGGTTAGTCAGGCTCTGGCAAGCATCTTGGTATGTTTCATTGCCGAAAAAGCCCTCGCCGGAAGGTAAAATGGCGCATTGACGACCGGGAATGCAGGGAATGAAGGTACTGGGTATCGAGACATCGTGCGACGAAACAGGCGTTGCTGTGTATGACACCGAGGCGGGTTTGCTTGGGCAGAGCCTGCATTCGCAGATTGATCTGCACGCGGTGTACGGCGGGGTCGTGCCCGAGCTCGCCTCGCGCGATCACATCCGGCGTCTGCCCATCCTGGTGCGGCAGGCCCTGGCCGAGGCCGGCCTCGATATCGGAGCGATGGACGCCATCGCGTACACGGCAGGGCCCGGCCTTGCAGGCGCCTTGCTGGTGGGTGCGAGCGTGGCCGAGTCGATGGCGATGGCGGCCGGCATTCCGGCGCTCCCCGTGCATCACCTTGAGGGACACCTGCTGTCGCCACTGCTTGCTGCGGACCCACCGGATTTTCCCTTTGTCGCCTTGCTGGTGTCGGGCGGGCACACGCAGTTGATGGCGGTGACCGGCGTCGGTGCCTACACGCTGCTTGGCGAATCGCTCGACGATGCCGCAGGCGAGGCCTTCGACAAGACGGCGAAGTTGATCGGGCTCGGATATCCGGGCGGCCCCCAACTGGCGGCGCTGGCGCTGCAGGGGACCACCGGGCGCTTCAAGCTGCCGCGGCCGATGTTGCATTCGGGAGACCTGGACTTCAGCTTCAGCGGCCTGAAGACTGCCGTCCTCAATGTGGTCTCGGGGCCCGGATGGCAAGCCGAGTGGGCGGCGGATCTGGCCGCGGATTTTCAGCAGGCGGTAGTGGAAGTGCTGACCGCGAAGTCGCTGGCGGCATTGAAGCAGACGGGGCTGAAGTCGCTGGTCGTGGCAGGTGGCGTGGGTGCCAACGTGCAGTTGCGTGCGGGGCTCGATAGCGCGACGCGCCGCCGCGGGGCCCGGGTGTACTACCCCGAACCTGCGCTGTGCACCGACAACGGCGCGATGATTGCCTTTGCGGGCGCGTTGCGTCTCGCTGGCGGTGCTCGTCCGGAGCAGGCGCCTGGCGTGCGGATCAGGCCGCGATGGCCGCTCGCAGAACTGCTGACGCCAGCCGGAGGGTAGTTCTTGAGGTTGGCAAGTGGGGGTAACTCAGCCTTTCTTGCTGCTGCCCAGCTGGCCTTCGGTGCCGGCCAGCAGGCGCTGGATATTGGCGGTGTGACGCCAGATCAGTACCGCGCTCATGGCAAGCAGCACGGCGATGACCGGATTTGCGCCCAGCAGCAGGTAGCCGGCAATCGGCGAGACGATGGCTGCCCCAAGCGATCCAGCCGACGAGTATCGACTCGCGGCGGCGATCAGCAGCCAGGCTGCAAGGCAGGCAAGCGCAATCCGCCAGTCGATCCCGGCCAGCACGCCAAGTGCGGTGGCGACCCCCTTGCCACCGTTGAAGCGCAGGAAAACCGTGAATACGTGGCCAAGGAAGGCGGCAAAGCCGGCAAGCGCCGCTTCAGGGGCGGTGAAGCCCAGCTTGAGTGCAATCGACACCGCAACCCAGCCCTTGACGCAGTCGCCAATCAGGGTGACGGCTGCCGCGGCCTTGTTGCCGCTGCGCAGTACGTTGGTCGCGCCGGGGTTGCCCGAACCGTAGCTGCGCGGATCCTGCAGGCCGAACAGACGGCTGGAAACCAGCGCAAAAGGAATGGAGCCGAGCAGGTAGGCAGCAACAAGCAAAAGCAGGACAGACATCATTTCTCCGTGACCCCTGAGTTCAGGTGGTCTTGTGATTCGCGCCACACATCGTGCGCAAGCAGCCTGAGCATCCGGCTAGAATTGCGGCGATTCTAATCGGGAAACGACATGGATTTCATCTTCATCGAAGAGTTGCGGGTGCAGGCCTGGGTGGGCATCTATCCGCGAGAGAAGATCGCGCCGCAGACAGTCGAGTTGCATCTGACCTTCGGGGTGCCCGATGCCGCTGCGGAGCAGGACGACATTGCGGATACGATCAATTATGCGGAAGTGATCGAACGTATCCGCGGGGAATTGGCCGAGCGCCACTTCAATCTGATCGAGACACTTGGCGAATTCGTCGTGAACCTGCTGTTCGAGGAGTTCGGTGCGCCGTGGGTAAAAATTCGCATCGCGAAAATCGGTGTGATGAAAGGTGTGCGTCGGGTCGGCGTGTTCATTCAGCGCGGAAGGGAAGGCGTTACCCTGCCGCCGGGAATGAGCTGAAATAGAGGGACGTAAAAAAACCCGGCGCAGCCGGGTTTGAATTTGCGTGAATTCTCAGACCGCGAGTTCTTCGATCGACTTGCCTTGCGCGAGCCAGTCGAGCGCCCACTGCGGCTTGCGGCCGCGACCGCTCCAGCCCTGATCCGGGTTGGCCGGGTTGCGATACTTGATGACGCTGACCTTGGCGGGCTTTTTCGCCTTCGGTGCTTTGGCTGCCTTAGCCGGCTTTGCCGCACCCTTCTCCGGGCTCGAGGTGCCGAGCACGTCATCGAGCGACAGACCTTGCTCGGCTGCCATCTTCTGCATGCGCTTGATCAGGTCGCGTCGCGCAGTGTCGCTGCGGCGCCGAATTTCGGTTTCAACTTTCGATTGCAGGCGGCGCAATTCGGTCAGCGACAGATTGCCAAGTTCCATGATTTCTCTCCGGCTTATGTCCACACCTTGAATGTGGGGATGTTGATCCTGCTGTTTGATGCAATTGCACGGGCGTATTCTGACAGCAAACCACACTGAAAATAAAACGTTTTTTCTGAAATCCGGATAACTTGCGTTTTGCAGTTGTCAATTCGTCCGCGCCAGGACCGGTGCAAAGCGCTCAGTTTGCAACCTGAACAAGCTGGGCCTGCAATACGCGAATCAGATCGTGCGGGTGGATGCCGACCAGATAGCCGCGCTTGCCGCCATTGATATAGATCAGCGGCAGGTCGAGAATCGATTTTTCCATGTAAACGGGCATTTTCTTGCGGGTGCCAAATGGCGACGTTCCGCCGATCAGAAAACCCGAGTGCCGGTTGGCGACCTCCGGCTTGCAAGGTTCGATGCGCTTGTGGCCGGTCTGTCGCGCCAGTTCCTTGGTTGAAACCTTGTGGTCCCCGTGCATGAGCATGACAAGCGGTTGACCGTTTTCGTCTTCCATGATCAGGGTTTTGATTACGGCGTGTTCGGACACATTCAATTCACGTGAGGAAACCTCCGTCCCGCCGTGCTCTTCATATTCGTAGAGGTGATCGGAGTGGGCGATCCCGTGCTGTCGCAAGAAGCGGGTTGCGGGTGTTTCCGGTGCGTGCTTTTCAATTTTGCTCATGATCGGATTTCCTGATGACGGCAATATCGCGTGACGGTCATTAATGGCTGCGAGTTGGCAAAAGATCCGCCAGTCTCGTAGTTCAGGCACGCGGGTGATGAAGTTGGTGAAGTTGTTTCAAGCGTTCGCGGGCGACATGCGTATAAACCTGTGTGGTCGAAATGTCCGCGTGCCCGAGCAGCATTTGCACTACCCGCAGATCGGCGCCGTGATTGAGCAGGTGGGTGGCAAATGCATGTCGAACCGTGTGCGGTGATATACGCTGTGCCGGAATGCCGACCTGCACGGCGTATTGCTTGATGATCCGCCAGAACATCTGTCTTGTCATGCCGCTGCCGCGCCGGGTGACAAAAATGGCATCGCAATTGCGTCCGGCGAGCAAGGTGTTGCGGGCGCCGCCAACGTAGCGGGCAATCCATTCGGAAGCAATTTCACCGAGCGGAACGAGTCGTTCCTTGCTGCCTTTACCCATGATGCGGATCACCCCCTCGTTCAAGCTGATTGCGAACAGCTTGAGCTCGGTCAATTCGGAAACGCGCAGGCCGCATGCATACAAAACTTCCAGCATGCAGCGATCCCGGATGCCGAGTTCGGTGTCGGTGTCGGGGGCGGCAAGCAGGGCTTCGACCTGCGCTTCCGAAAGCGTTTTTGGAAAACGGTCGGAGGGTAAGGGTGAATCCAGTTGCAGGGTAGGGTCTTCGCTGATGCGGCCCTGCGTCAGCAGATGGCGATAATAGCGCCGCCAGGCCGATAGCAGCCGACGCTGGCTGGTGGACTTGGCGCGCAGACTGAACTCGGCCAGATAGGCGCTCAGTTCGGCTGCCGGTGCCGATTGAAGGGGAATGCCGCGCGCAGCGAGCCACTTGCCGAACAAGGCGAGGTCGCTGCGGTAGCCGGACAGGGTGTTGCGCGCCAGTCCGTGTTCCAGCCACAGGGTGTCGACGAAGGCGTCAAGCTCATCACGCAAGGTGTCGGGCAGGGGGGGCGCAGGTGTCCGGCTCATTGCATCTCGTTGTTCAGCAACCAGCGCTTGGCCGCAATCAGATAGCCGTCGCGGGCATTGGCAAAGCCGCCGATGCTGTTCGCTGCGACAACGCGGTGGCAGGGGACAGCAAGCGGAAACGGGTTGGCGCCACAGGCCTGCCCGACGGCGCGTGGGGCGCTGCCGAGCATGCGGGCAATGTCGCCGTAGGTGCGCACCTCGCCCGGCGGGATGGCCTGCAGTGCCGCTCGCACCTGGCACTGAAAGCTCGTGCCGCACGCAGCGAGGGGGAGCACCAGCGCCTGTTGTGGCGCTGCGATCCAGTCGCGGATGCGGTCGGCGATGGCTGCAGCAAGCGGTGAACACGGTGCTTGCTCCGGCGTGTCTGGCGGCAGAAATACCATCTCGGTGACGCTATCGCCGGCGATACGGATGCCGAACTTGCCGAAGGGCAGGTTCAGCACGGCGGCGAATGCTTGCTGTCGGGCTTGCCGTGTGGGCATCGTGTTACCTGGGTGCTGGCGCCGTCCCCGCAGCGAGTGCGGATGCGCCGTCGATCACGGGGCTGAAAGCGGAACGCCCGTGCAATGACGGGCGTTCCAATGCTATCCGTTCGATAAACGGTGCGATAGTGCTTCGAGCGCAATCAGCGGCGGATTTCTCCGTTGCCGAAAACGATCCACTTCTGGCTGGTCAGGCCTTCAAGTCCGACGGGGCCGCGGGCGTGAATCTTGTCGGTCGAAATTCCGATCTCCGCGCCGAGTCCGTATTCGAAACCATCTGCGAAACGCGTAGACGCATTCACCATGACGGAGGCCGAATCAACCTCGCGCAGAAAGCGCATGGCGTTCGTGTAGTTCTCGGTCAGGATCGACTCGGTGTGCCCCGAACTGTAGGTGTTGATGTGCTCGATGGCTTCATCCAGGCCGGCAACGATCTTCACCGCGATGATTGGTCCGAGGTACTCCTCGCTCCAGTCCTGCTCTGTCGCGGCCACGAGCTTGTCGGCGGCAATGCCGGCCTCTGTCAGCAGCGCGAGCGATTCCGGGCAGGCGCGCATCTCGACGCCTTTGCCGGCGAGCATGGTGCCGATGGCGGGCAGGCACAGGTCGGCCACGGTGCGCGAAACGAGCAGCGACTCGGCGGTGTTGCAGGTGCCGTAGCGCTGGGTCTTTGAGTTCTCGACGATCGGTACGATACGCGCCGGATCGGCTTCGTCATCAACGTACACATGGCAGTTGCCATCGAGGTGCTTGATCACGGGAACCCTGGATTCGCGCGAGATGCGTTCGATCAGGCCCTTGCCACCACGCGGCACGATCACGTCCACGAACTCGGGCATGGTGATGAGGGCGCCGACGGCAGCGCGGTCGGTGGTGTCGACAACCTGTACCGCATGTTCGGGCAGGCCGGCTGCGGCGAGTCCGTTGCGCACGCATTCGGCAATCGCCTGGTTGCAGTGCAGGGCCTCGCTGCCGCCGCGCAGGATGGCAGCATTGCCAGACTTGAGGCACAGCGCGGCAGCGTCCGCCGTCACGTTTGGACGGGCTTCGTAGATGATGCCGATGACACCGAGCGGTACCC
This genomic interval from Parazoarcus communis contains the following:
- the tsaD gene encoding tRNA (adenosine(37)-N6)-threonylcarbamoyltransferase complex transferase subunit TsaD, with the protein product MKVLGIETSCDETGVAVYDTEAGLLGQSLHSQIDLHAVYGGVVPELASRDHIRRLPILVRQALAEAGLDIGAMDAIAYTAGPGLAGALLVGASVAESMAMAAGIPALPVHHLEGHLLSPLLAADPPDFPFVALLVSGGHTQLMAVTGVGAYTLLGESLDDAAGEAFDKTAKLIGLGYPGGPQLAALALQGTTGRFKLPRPMLHSGDLDFSFSGLKTAVLNVVSGPGWQAEWAADLAADFQQAVVEVLTAKSLAALKQTGLKSLVVAGGVGANVQLRAGLDSATRRRGARVYYPEPALCTDNGAMIAFAGALRLAGGARPEQAPGVRIRPRWPLAELLTPAGG
- the plsY gene encoding glycerol-3-phosphate 1-O-acyltransferase PlsY, whose protein sequence is MSVLLLLVAAYLLGSIPFALVSSRLFGLQDPRSYGSGNPGATNVLRSGNKAAAAVTLIGDCVKGWVAVSIALKLGFTAPEAALAGFAAFLGHVFTVFLRFNGGKGVATALGVLAGIDWRIALACLAAWLLIAAASRYSSAGSLGAAIVSPIAGYLLLGANPVIAVLLAMSAVLIWRHTANIQRLLAGTEGQLGSSKKG
- a CDS encoding dihydroneopterin aldolase — protein: MDFIFIEELRVQAWVGIYPREKIAPQTVELHLTFGVPDAAAEQDDIADTINYAEVIERIRGELAERHFNLIETLGEFVVNLLFEEFGAPWVKIRIAKIGVMKGVRRVGVFIQRGREGVTLPPGMS
- a CDS encoding H-NS family nucleoid-associated regulatory protein — its product is MELGNLSLTELRRLQSKVETEIRRRSDTARRDLIKRMQKMAAEQGLSLDDVLGTSSPEKGAAKPAKAAKAPKAKKPAKVSVIKYRNPANPDQGWSGRGRKPQWALDWLAQGKSIEELAV
- the ybaK gene encoding Cys-tRNA(Pro) deacylase, giving the protein MSKIEKHAPETPATRFLRQHGIAHSDHLYEYEEHGGTEVSSRELNVSEHAVIKTLIMEDENGQPLVMLMHGDHKVSTKELARQTGHKRIEPCKPEVANRHSGFLIGGTSPFGTRKKMPVYMEKSILDLPLIYINGGKRGYLVGIHPHDLIRVLQAQLVQVAN
- the xerD gene encoding site-specific tyrosine recombinase XerD, whose translation is MSRTPAPPLPDTLRDELDAFVDTLWLEHGLARNTLSGYRSDLALFGKWLAARGIPLQSAPAAELSAYLAEFSLRAKSTSQRRLLSAWRRYYRHLLTQGRISEDPTLQLDSPLPSDRFPKTLSEAQVEALLAAPDTDTELGIRDRCMLEVLYACGLRVSELTELKLFAISLNEGVIRIMGKGSKERLVPLGEIASEWIARYVGGARNTLLAGRNCDAIFVTRRGSGMTRQMFWRIIKQYAVQVGIPAQRISPHTVRHAFATHLLNHGADLRVVQMLLGHADISTTQVYTHVARERLKQLHQLHHPRA
- a CDS encoding methylated-DNA--[protein]-cysteine S-methyltransferase, with product MPTRQARQQAFAAVLNLPFGKFGIRIAGDSVTEMVFLPPDTPEQAPCSPLAAAIADRIRDWIAAPQQALVLPLAACGTSFQCQVRAALQAIPPGEVRTYGDIARMLGSAPRAVGQACGANPFPLAVPCHRVVAANSIGGFANARDGYLIAAKRWLLNNEMQ
- a CDS encoding glutamate-5-semialdehyde dehydrogenase, whose translation is MDIQNYMQTLGRQARAASRLLAAASSEAKNTALLAMAADIRARAATLLAANAQDLEAARRSGLEPSMIDRLTLTEKGVEAIAIGLEQVAALPDPVGEITDVKRRPSGIQVGKMRVPLGVIGIIYEARPNVTADAAALCLKSGNAAILRGGSEALHCNQAIAECVRNGLAAAGLPEHAVQVVDTTDRAAVGALITMPEFVDVIVPRGGKGLIERISRESRVPVIKHLDGNCHVYVDDEADPARIVPIVENSKTQRYGTCNTAESLLVSRTVADLCLPAIGTMLAGKGVEMRACPESLALLTEAGIAADKLVAATEQDWSEEYLGPIIAVKIVAGLDEAIEHINTYSSGHTESILTENYTNAMRFLREVDSASVMVNASTRFADGFEYGLGAEIGISTDKIHARGPVGLEGLTSQKWIVFGNGEIRR